In Chitinophaga nivalis, a single genomic region encodes these proteins:
- a CDS encoding DUF4876 domain-containing protein — MRLLQLFLLAGIVGLVASCKKDQGADVQPVSLQVQVQYDAETQPYGFEVANAKVKIVNVSNREEYTGVANAAGVVVFNSLYPGSYDIVATQEIAAAVYKEKTGIAVENSVTFNVSLTSQRLVADLKVDLQLKAARVGDWMIKQVYYAGSDTKKGAVQRDQFIELYNNSNKVLYADSLYFGLVEGVNTPLATLDQTKGFYLPSGQWNWLKSIGMSDAGANTNYVYMASVYRVPSNAAGNRFPVQPGASFIIAQTALNHKTPFVDINGKPYSVQDPSLTVDLSQADLEIYLGNQPGINPLATDLDMPAPNADVIDRGGHRDFVIDNNGRDGVVIFRTAETHVSWKKYPSPDEKTVTAETRKFNQIPVSWVIDGIGLQQAVPSKKMPKRMIDAVDASETFVPAGSYSSQSLIRKTAKVVNGRRTLQDTNNSANDFGFLDRADASKKAFKD, encoded by the coding sequence ATGAGATTGCTACAATTATTTTTACTGGCAGGTATCGTAGGCCTGGTAGCTTCCTGTAAAAAAGATCAGGGTGCTGATGTACAGCCGGTATCATTACAGGTACAGGTACAATATGATGCAGAAACGCAGCCTTATGGTTTTGAAGTAGCCAATGCAAAGGTGAAGATTGTAAATGTAAGTAACCGGGAAGAATATACCGGCGTTGCCAATGCGGCCGGGGTAGTTGTTTTTAACAGCTTGTATCCGGGCTCCTATGATATTGTGGCTACGCAGGAAATAGCTGCTGCGGTTTATAAAGAAAAAACCGGTATCGCTGTAGAAAACAGTGTAACCTTTAACGTGAGTCTGACCAGTCAGCGGCTGGTTGCGGATCTGAAAGTAGATCTGCAGCTGAAAGCAGCCCGTGTAGGGGATTGGATGATTAAACAGGTGTATTATGCCGGCTCTGATACCAAAAAAGGTGCAGTACAGCGGGATCAGTTCATTGAGCTGTATAACAATTCCAATAAAGTATTATATGCAGATAGTCTGTATTTTGGCCTGGTGGAAGGGGTGAACACTCCCCTGGCGACGCTGGATCAAACCAAAGGTTTCTATCTGCCTTCCGGTCAGTGGAACTGGCTGAAGTCTATTGGGATGAGTGATGCCGGTGCCAATACCAATTATGTATACATGGCTTCTGTGTATCGGGTGCCCAGCAATGCTGCTGGTAACCGTTTCCCGGTGCAGCCGGGTGCCAGCTTTATCATTGCGCAAACAGCCCTGAACCATAAAACACCTTTTGTAGATATCAACGGCAAACCTTACAGTGTACAGGATCCTTCCCTGACGGTAGACCTGAGCCAGGCAGACCTGGAAATTTACCTGGGTAATCAGCCGGGTATCAATCCGCTGGCTACCGACCTGGATATGCCGGCGCCTAATGCGGATGTGATAGACCGGGGTGGTCACCGTGATTTTGTGATCGACAACAATGGCCGCGATGGCGTGGTGATTTTCAGAACGGCAGAAACTCATGTTAGCTGGAAAAAATACCCTTCCCCGGACGAGAAAACAGTAACGGCCGAAACCCGTAAATTCAATCAGATTCCGGTTTCCTGGGTGATTGACGGGATTGGATTGCAGCAAGCGGTACCCAGCAAAAAAATGCCTAAACGTATGATCGATGCCGTAGACGCCAGCGAGACCTTTGTACCTGCCGGTAGTTATTCTTCCCAGTCGCTCATCCGCAAAACAGCGAAGGTGGTGAATGGCCGCAGAACGCTGCAGGATACCAACAACTCCGCCAATGATTTCGGATTTCTGGATAGAGCGGATGCCTCCAAAAAAGCATTTAAAGATTAG
- a CDS encoding DUF6850 family outer membrane beta-barrel protein, whose product MNSVIRKILVLLLLAPAAVSAQNGDAADSLFLYRQSVRQLDFISGNMTQLTASDIRQAAEIGLRVENISGGLRPVQVAQTTTIASLYTQGVRTLGRFRLQGNFAFSRNWEDSLQWNMRGDGIDDGTPYYYATPKAGVFERANYNIGGIVAYSLIREKLYIGTDLNYYYNTATGSVDPRPAVNEFRLQARPGITWRSARHTVGVAALIGYGDERTQVAYKNGMFETGSFYPDRINYMVQGYAGIQQMKEAFKREKEYSGIGGYYAGQWKDWTIKANLDYTVTHITNLFNRPGSATDTLFATYQQDKTVFSLLLQQQKRNSSRQVYAGMTQDNGKDRNTTLNGSSYRFHHRNVYAGYEHLWRKESRWQPELGFLLTYDNTQRKDVTRSHITNYSYVLPQLHAGVYTHNRYHDRFAVHIWPSVQLPLDNKLTAPDPTLESSPRPFTQGVVYPDYYYAGSTLAAVRANFTYITGRLLKQFNTGVTAGVQYTKALQVPDHPLMNDRLVNGHRLGVSCSFNLYF is encoded by the coding sequence ATGAATAGTGTGATCAGGAAAATATTAGTATTGTTATTACTGGCGCCGGCAGCAGTTTCCGCTCAAAACGGGGATGCTGCCGATTCCCTGTTTTTATACCGGCAGTCTGTCCGGCAACTGGATTTTATTTCAGGGAATATGACGCAACTAACGGCGTCGGATATACGTCAGGCAGCAGAAATAGGTTTACGGGTAGAAAATATCAGTGGAGGCTTACGTCCCGTACAGGTGGCCCAAACGACCACAATTGCCTCGTTGTATACGCAGGGAGTACGTACCCTCGGCCGTTTCCGGCTGCAGGGTAATTTTGCTTTCAGCCGCAACTGGGAAGATAGCCTGCAATGGAATATGCGGGGAGACGGAATAGATGATGGCACACCGTATTATTATGCCACCCCTAAAGCAGGCGTATTTGAACGTGCCAACTATAATATTGGCGGTATCGTAGCGTATAGCCTTATCCGTGAGAAGCTGTATATAGGTACCGACCTGAATTATTATTATAATACGGCCACCGGATCAGTAGATCCGCGGCCTGCAGTCAATGAGTTCCGGTTACAGGCCCGCCCGGGTATTACCTGGCGCAGCGCCCGTCATACGGTAGGTGTAGCTGCATTAATAGGTTATGGCGACGAACGCACGCAAGTGGCCTACAAAAATGGCATGTTTGAAACAGGATCCTTTTATCCGGATCGTATTAATTACATGGTACAGGGATATGCCGGTATCCAGCAAATGAAAGAAGCTTTCAAAAGAGAAAAGGAATATTCCGGTATTGGCGGCTATTATGCCGGGCAGTGGAAAGATTGGACGATAAAAGCGAACCTCGATTATACTGTTACGCATATCACTAACCTGTTTAACCGGCCGGGCTCCGCAACCGATACCCTTTTTGCTACTTATCAGCAAGATAAAACCGTTTTTTCCCTGTTGCTGCAACAACAAAAAAGGAACAGTTCCCGGCAGGTATATGCCGGTATGACACAGGATAATGGTAAAGACCGTAATACCACGTTGAATGGTAGCAGCTACCGGTTTCATCACCGGAATGTATATGCCGGTTATGAACACCTGTGGCGAAAAGAAAGCCGTTGGCAACCGGAGCTGGGCTTCCTGCTGACGTATGATAATACACAGCGTAAAGATGTAACCAGATCGCATATCACGAACTATAGCTACGTGTTGCCGCAATTACATGCGGGGGTATATACCCATAACAGGTATCACGACCGCTTTGCAGTACATATCTGGCCATCGGTACAATTGCCGTTAGACAATAAGTTAACCGCACCGGACCCGACATTGGAATCGTCCCCGAGGCCATTTACACAGGGCGTAGTGTATCCTGATTATTATTATGCCGGTAGTACGCTGGCAGCAGTGCGGGCTAATTTTACCTATATTACCGGCAGGTTGCTGAAGCAGTTTAATACCGGTGTTACAGCGGGTGTACAGTATACCAAAGCGCTGCAGGTGCCCGATCATCCTTTGATGAATGACCGGTTGGTGAATGGCCATCGTTTGGGAGTTTCGTGTAGTTTTAATCTCTATTTCTGA